A stretch of Castanea sativa cultivar Marrone di Chiusa Pesio chromosome 2, ASM4071231v1 DNA encodes these proteins:
- the LOC142624958 gene encoding mitochondrial import receptor subunit TOM40-1-like has product MFWLQVATGQVASTGMVALSYVQKVSEKVSLASDFMYNYMSKDVTTSVGYDYILRQCRLRGKIDSNGCTSAFLEERLQMGLNFILSAKSEISEVFESEILSDFEFWEFECDLRAV; this is encoded by the exons ATGTTTTGGCTGCAGGTTGCCACGGGGCAGGTTGCCAGCACTGGAATGGTTGCACTCAGTTATGTTCAAAAAGTTTCTGAGAAG GTTTCTCTAGCATCAGACTTTATGTACAACTACATGTCAAAAGACGTCACCACAAGTGTTGGCTATGATTACATTCTTAGACAG TGTCGCCTTAGAGGGAAGATTGATTCCAATGGCTGCACGTCTGCTTTTCTAGAAGAGAGATTACAAATGGGTCTCAATTTTATTCTCTCGGCAAAG agtGAGATCAGCGAGGTGTTTGAGAGTGAGATTTTGAGTGATTTCGAATTTTGGGAGTTTGAGTGTGATCTGCGAGCTGTTTGA
- the LOC142624957 gene encoding protein FAR1-RELATED SEQUENCE 5-like: protein MGIHVPSNVPMESTPFKGMEFEADEIAYDSYNEYGRKTSFSIRKEYVNKCKKTGVVTSRRFVCAKDGVRGKDKRDQNIKNPRAETRCGCEARLVIVLNRDKHNHYLHLPSSVHMMPSQRKVAATHAIEIDLAHESGLRLKQSYELHSKQVCGYDNLGFTKKDHKNYLRTKRWRDMEHGEAASLGRYFNHQFKENPSYDFATQLDCEELITNIFWVDARMIMDYSHFGDVITFDTMSSTNRDAMPLRVFLGLNHHRETVVFGGALLYDEMIESFVWLFETFLETMSKKKPITIFTD, encoded by the exons ATGGGAATTCATGTTCCTTCTAATGTGCCCATGGAATCTACCCCATTTAAAGGGATGGAGTTTGAAGCAGATGAGATTGCATATGATTCTTATAATGAATATGGTAGAAAGACTAGTTTTAGTATTAGAAAAGAGTatgtaaataaatgtaaaaagacTGGAGTGGTTACTTCAAGGAGATTTGTGTGTGCGAAGGATGGAGttcgaggcaaagacaagagAGATCAGAATATAAAGAATCCACGAGCAGAAACAAGATGTGGTTGTGAAGCACGTTTGGTTATTGTACTTAATCGAGATA AGCATAACCACTATCTCCACCTCCCATCATCTGTACACATGATGCCATCACAACGGAAAGTGGCTGCAACTCATGCTATTGAAATTGATTTGGCACATGAATCGGGATTAAGATTAAAGCAATCTTATGAGCTTCATAGTAAGCAAGTTTGCGGATATGATAATCTTGGTTTTACCAAGAAAGATCATAAAAACTATTTACGCACTAAGCGATGGAGAGACATGGAGCATGGGGAAGCTGCTAGCTTGGGAAGATATTTCAATCATCAATTTAAGGAAAATCCTTCATATGATTTCGCTACTCAATTGGACTGTGAAGAGTTGATTACTAATATCTTTTGGGTCGATGCAAGAATGATCATGGACTATAGCCACTTCGGTGATGTAATAACATTTGATACAATGTCTAGTACAAATAGAGATGCAATGCCACTTAGAGTATTTTTGGGTCTCAATCACCATAGAGAAACTGTTGTATTTGGAGGTGCACTTTTATATGATGAAATGATTGAATCTTTTGTATGGTTATTTGAGACCTTCTTAGAAACAATGTCTAAAAAGAAGCCAATCACTATTTTCACAGATTAA
- the LOC142624956 gene encoding protein FAR-RED ELONGATED HYPOCOTYL 3-like, with protein MSAAIKVVLPKTYHALCSWHRWQNAEKHLGHLLKNESQFNDDFLACIYKYDGEDEFLIAWNEMLDKYDVCENKWLIDLFKLKEKWAQAYVKRTFTARMKTTQLSESFNADLKDCLRTNLNIDKELEAEYNSRHKFPRLKLKSSPMLNQVATVYTPTLFDLFQTEVEEEMTLSILERNVSQTHSYVVGVFNQYGKYEVMWNPLDETISCSCRKFESFGILCRHGLIVLDVLDIKLIPNRYIMKRWRRDAKDGSGKKCTTRNIKPDTRLEYVDRY; from the exons ATGTCAGCTGCAATAAAAGTAGTCTTGCCTAAGACATATCATGCATTGTGTAGTTGGCATAGATGGCAGAATGCTGAGAAACACTTGGGTCATTTACTCAAAAATGAGTCTCAATTTAACGATGATTTCTTAGCATGTATCTATAAGTATGATGGTGAAGATGAGTTTCTTATAGCTTGGAATGAAATGCTAGATAAGTATGATGTTTGTGAAAATAAATGGCTAATTGATCTAtttaaattgaaggaaaaatgggCCCAAGCATATGTTAAGAGAACTTTCACTGCAAGGATGAAGACAACCCAGCTTAGTGAGAGTTTCAATGCTGACTTGAAGGATTGCTTGCGTACTAATCTCAATATA GATAAGGAGTTAGAAGCAGAATACAACTCTAGACATAAATTTCCAAGATTGAAGCTCAAAAGCTCTCCTATGCTTAACCAAGTAGCAACAGTGTACACGCCTAcgttgtttgatttatttcagaCAGAAGTTGAAGAGGAAATGACACTTTCCATCCTAGAACGCAATGTGAGTCAAACACATAGTTATGTGGTTGGAGTTTTCAATCAATATGGAAAATATGAAGTCATGTGGAATCCATTAGATGAGACTATATCTTGTAGTTGCAGAAAGTTTGAGTCATTTGGTATTTTATGTAGGCATGGTTTGATAGTTCTTGATGTATTGGATATCAAGTTGATTCCTAATAGATATATCATGAAGAGGTGGAGAAGAGATGCAAAAGATGGAAGCGGAAAAAAATGCACAACACGTAACATTAAGCCGGATACTCGACTTGAATATGTAGATCGGTATTGa